A genomic window from Quercus lobata isolate SW786 chromosome 10, ValleyOak3.0 Primary Assembly, whole genome shotgun sequence includes:
- the LOC115964374 gene encoding RNA polymerase II C-terminal domain phosphatase-like 4 yields the protein MKRRLRSSSKADEGLVSCLSATFCGENFKRCKLGHPNHIEQPFLDDDDVVDQVALLRDWKTNDLLRKKKLILVLDLDQTLLEARAIKKLTSEENYLLGQDCTSRSGGKGSLFKFEVEPLLLVKLRPFVREFLKAANDMFEMYIYTRACRVYALKVARLLDPDGDYFLSRIITRDERPGCDKKCLDEVLGHENVVLIVDDNRNMWPKHQANLINIQKYEYFASSYWRARDDRYKSLAEKKIDESETNGPLARILDVLQRIHELFFHPKLEVDLAHRDARLALKLIRLKVLGGCVLFFSELISGPPEESHIWGMAEELGAMCTVELGPAVTHVVTVDIETEEAQWAEQKKKFLVHPTWIRAAYHSFQREPEGNFPVDTF from the coding sequence ATGAAGCGTCGACTACGTTCATCTTCTAAGGCCGATGAGGGTCTTGTCTCGTGTCTCAGTGCCACATTCTGTGGTGAAAACTTCAAAAGATGTAAACTTGGGCATCCCAATCACATAGAGCAACCGTTcttggatgatgatgatgttgttgatCAAGTTGCTCTGTTGCGTGACTGGAAAACCAATGATTTGTTGCGTAAGAAAAAGCTTATTCTTGTTCTAGATTTGGACCAGACTTTACTCGAGGCGAGAGCAATCAAAAAGTTAACTTCCGAAGAGAATTATTTGCTTGGTCAAGATTGCACATCAAGATCTGGTGGCAAAGGTAGTCTCTTTAAGTTTGAAGTGGAACCCCTATTGTTGGTGAAACTGAGACCCTTTGTTAGGGAGTTTCTGAAAGCGGCTAATGACATGTTTGAGATGTACATATACACTCGGGCTTGCCGAGTCTATGCCTTGAAGGTTGCTCGTTTGCTAGACCCAGATGGGGATTACTTTCTCTCTAGAATAATCACAAGGGATGAAAGGCCTGGTTGTGATAAAAAGTGCCTTGATGAGGTGTTGGGGCACGAAAATGTGGTTCTCATAGTTGATGATAACAGAAACATGTGGCCTAAGCATCAAGCAAATTTGATAAACATTCAGAAATATGAGTATTTTGCTTCAAGTTATTGGAGAGCAAGGGATGACAGATATAAGTCTCTGGCAGAGAAGAAGATTGATGAAAGTGAGACTAATGGGCCGCTTGCGAGAATTCTTGATGTTCTCCAAAGAATTCACGAActgttttttcatccaaagctTGAAGTTGATCTTGCTCATAGAGATGCAAGGTTAGCACTCAAACTGATTCGACTTAAGGTGCTAGGTGggtgtgttttatttttcagtGAATTGATTTCGGGGCCACCGGAGGAATCACATATCTGGGGCATGGCAGAGGAGTTAGGAGCAATGTGCACTGTGGAACTCGGTCCAGCAGTGACACATGTAGTGACAGTGGACATTGAAACAGAGGAGGCTCAGTGGGCAGAGCAGAAAAAGAAGTTCTTGGTTCACCCAACTTGGATACGAGCAGCTTATCATTCATTTCAAAGGGAACCAGAAGGCAATTTCCCAGTTGATACATTCTGA
- the LOC115964373 gene encoding RNA polymerase II C-terminal domain phosphatase-like 4 — MKLRLRLRVPSKPENGLVREHLGTDSDSDSHQQNIKRRKLDEYRNDVIKLERDWKTHHLLRNKKLILVLDLDLTLMESTAIAKLSSEEKYLLEEAEVVEQGGGKGTLFAYQDKKFPLLVKLRPFVKQFLKAANDMFEMYIYTKANRIYALRVARLLDPDGDYFASRIITRDDERPGCEKKSLDEVVGHENMVLIVDDNRDMWPKHQENLINIHAYRYFSSKSAKDGNFKSFAERKIDESETNGMLARILEGLQRVHRQFFHPELEVNLAHGDVRLILKMIRLKVLAGCVLFFSTSWFMGNPPEEVPFWIMAKELGAMCSLELGTAVTHMVIVDMETKEAKWAEQKKKLLVNPGWIEASYHSCRREPEDNFAVHEAFL; from the coding sequence ATGAAGCTTCGACTACGTCTACGTGTACCTTCTAAGCCCGAAAACGGTCTTGTCCGCGAACACTTGGGAActgattctgattctgattcACACCAACAAAACATCAAAAGACGCAAACTTGATGAATATCGTAACGATGTTATCAAATTGGAACGTGACTGGAAAACCCATCATTTGCTTCGTAATAAAAAGCTTATTCTGGTTCTTGATTTGGACCTCACATTGATGGAGTCAACAGCAATTGCAAAGTTAAGTTCGGAAGAGAAATATTTGCTTGAGGAGGCTGAAGTTGTTGAACAAGGTGGTGGCAAAGGTACACTCTTTGCGTACCAAGACAAAAAGTTCCCACTGTTGGTGAAACTGAGACCCTTTGTTAAGCAGTTTCTGAAAGCGGCTAATGACATGTTTGAGATGTACATTTACACTAAAGCAAACCGAATCTATGCCCTGAGGGTTGCTCGTTTGCTAGACCCAGATGGGGATTACTTTGCTTCTAGGATAATCACGAGGGATGATGAAAGGCCTGGTTGTGAGAAAAAGAGCCTTGATGAGGTGGTGGGGCATGAAAATATGGTTCTTATAGTTGATGACAACAGAGACATGTGGCCAAAGCATCAAGAAAATCTGATAAACATTCATGCATATCGGTACTTCTCTTCAAAGAGTGCAAAGGATGGCAACTTTAAGTCTTTTGCAGAGAGGAAGATTGATGAAAGTGAGACTAATGGGATGCTCGCCAGAATTCTTGAAGGTCTTCAAAGAGTTCACagacagttttttcatccagAGCTTGAAGTTAATCTTGCTCATGGAGATGTGAGGTTAATACTTAAAATGATTCGACTTAAGGTGCTAGCTGggtgtgttttatttttcagcACAAGTTGGTTTATGGGGAATCCACCGGAGGAAGTGCCTTTCTGGATTATGGCAAAGGAGTTAGGAGCAATGTGCAGCTTGGAACTTGGTACAGCAGTAACACATATGGTGATAGTGGACATGGAAACAAAGGAGGCTAAGTGGGCAGAGCAGAAAAAGAAGCTCTTGGTTAATCCAGGTTGGATAGAAGCTTCATATCATTCATGTCGAAGGGAACCAGAAGATAATTTCGCAGTTCATGAGGCATTCTTGTGA